One Equus caballus isolate H_3958 breed thoroughbred chromosome 14, TB-T2T, whole genome shotgun sequence DNA segment encodes these proteins:
- the KDM3B gene encoding lysine-specific demethylase 3B isoform X2 has product MADAAASPVGKRLLLLFADTAASASASVPAAAAAAAGGDPGPALRTRAWRAGTVRAMSGAVPQDLAIFVEFDGCNWKQHSWVKVHAEEVIVLLLEGSLVWAPRKDPVLVQGARVSIAQWPALTFTPLVDKLGLGSVVPVEYLLDRELRFLSDANGLHLFQMGTDSQNQILLEHAALRETVNALISDQKLQEIFSRGPYSVQGHRVKVYQPEGEESWLYGIVSHQDSITRLMEVSITESGEIKSVDPRLIHVMLMDNSTPQSEGGTLKAVKSSKGKKKRESIEGKDGRRRKSASDSGCDSASKKLKGDRGEVDSNGSDGGEASRGPWKGGNTSGEPGLDQRAKQPPTTFVPQINRNIRFATYTKENGRTLVVQDEPVGGDTPVPFTSYSTATGQTSLAPEVGGAENKEAGKTLEQVGQGLVASAAVVTTTSSTPTTVRISDTGLGAGAGPEKQKGSRLQAPGENSRNSVLASSGFGASLPSSSQPLTFGSGRSQSNGILATENKPLGFSFGCSSAPESQKDTDLSKNLFFQCMSQTLPTSNYFTTVSESLPDDSSSRDSFKQSLENLCKGRSTLGADTKSGSKAGSSVDRKMPAESMPTLTPAFPRSLLNARTPESHENLFLQPPKLSREEPSNPFLAFVEKVEHSPFSSFASQASGSSSSATTVTSKAAPSWPESHSADSTSLAKKKTLFITTDSSKLVPGVLGSALTTGGPSLSAMGNGRSSSPTSSLTQPIEMPTLSSSPTEERPTVGPGQQDNPLLKTFSNVFGRHSGSFLSPPADFSQENKAPFEAVKRFSLDERSLACRQDSDSSTNSDLSDLSDSEEQLQAKTGLKGIPEHLMGKLGPNGERSAELLLGKGKGKQAPKGRPRTAPLKVGQSVLKDVSKVKKLKQSGEPFLQDGSCINVAPHLHKCRECRLERYRKFKEQEQDDSTVACRFFHFRRLIFTRKGVLRVEGFLSPQQSDPDAMNLWIPSSSLAEGIDLETSKYILANVGDQFCQLVMSEKEAMMMVEPHQKVAWKRAVRGVREMCDVCETTLFNIHWVCRKCGFGVCLDCYRLRKSRPRSETEEMGDEEVFSWLKCAKGQSHEPENLMPTQIIPGTALYNIGDMVHAARGKWGIKANCPCISRQNKSVLRPAVTNGMSQLPSINPSASSGNETPFSGGGGTAAVTTPEPDHLPKADGTDIRSDEPLKADGSASNSNSELKAIRPPCPDTAPPSSALHWLADLATQKAKEETKEAGSLRSVLNKESHSPFGLDSFNSTAKVSPLTPKLFNSLLLGPTASNNKTEGSSLRDLLHSGPGKLPQTPLDTGIPFPPVFSTSSAGVKNKASLPNFLDHIIASVVENKKTSDAAKRACNLTDTQKEPVLVSGVHKKLRSELWKPEAFSQEFGDQDVDLVNCRNCAIISDVKVRDFWDGFEIICKRLRSEDGQPMVLKLKDWPPGEDFRDMMPTRFEDLMENLPLPEYTKRDGRLNLASRLPSYFVRPDLGPKMYNAYGLITAEDRRVGTTNLHLDVSDAVNVMVYVGIPIGEGAHDEEVLKTIDEGDADEVTKQRIHDGKEKPGALWHIYAAKDAEKIRELLRKVGEEQGQENPPDHDPIHDQSWYLDQTLRKRLYEEYGVQGWAIVQFLGDAVFIPAGAPHQVHNLYSCIKVAEDFVSPEHVKHCFRLTQEFRHLSNTHTNHEDKLQVKNIIYHAVKDAVGTLKAHESKLARS; this is encoded by the exons ACTTTCACTCCCCTAGTAGATAAACTCGGTTTGGGTTCTGTGGTTCCAGTTGAATACCTTTTGGATCGAGAGCTTCGTTTCCTGTCGGATGCTAATGGGTTACATCTGTTCCAG ATGGGAACAGATAGTCAAAACCAGATTCTTTTGGAACACGCTGCACTGAGAGAAACAGTTAATGCTTTGATCAGTGACCAAAAGCTACAAGAGATATTCAGCCGAG GTCCCTACAGTGTTCAAGGTCACAGGGTCAAAGTATACCAGCCAGAAGGGGAGGAAAGTTGGCTCTATGGTATTGTAAGCCATCAAGACTCTATCACTCGTCTTATGGAGGTGTCTATAACTGAG AGTGGTGAGATCAAGTCCGTAGATCCCAGACTGATCCATGTGATGCTGATGGATAATTCGACGCCTCAGAGTGAG GGGGGTACGTTAAAAGCAGTAAAATCttccaaaggaaagaagaagagagagagcataGAGGGGAAAGATGGCCGGAGGAGGAAGAGTGCTTCGGACTCTGGGTGTGACTCTgcatcaaagaaattaaaaggagacAGGGGTGAAGTAGACAGTAATGGGAGCGATGGAGGTGAGGCGAGCCGAGGGCCCTGGAAAGGAGGGAATACCAGTGGAGAGCCAGGGCTGGATCAGAGAGCCAAGCAGCCACCGACTACATTTGTCCCCCAGATTAACCGCAACATTCGCTTTGCCACTTACACCAAAGAAAACGGCAGGACTCTGGTGGTGCAGGATGAGCCTGTAGGTGGAGACACACCTGTACCTTTCACTTCATATTCTACAGCCACAGGTCAGACATCTTTGGCCCCAGAGGTGGGTGGAGCCGAAAACAAAGAGGCAGGAAAAACACTGGAACAAGTTGGCCAGGGCCTGGTGGCTTCAGCAGCTGTGGTCACTACCACCAGCTCCACCCCAACCACGGTGAGGATCTCAGACACTGGCCTCGGAGCAGGGGCTGGGCCGGAAAAACAGAAAGGCAGCCGGTTGCAGGCCCCAGGAGAG AATTCAAGAAATTCTGTTCTGGCCTCTTCTGGAtttggagcatctcttccaagtTCATCACAACCTTTGACTTTTGGAAGTGGAAGGAGCCAGTCCAATGGGATTCTAGCCACAGAGAACAAACCTTTGGGCTTCTCTTTTGGCTGTAGCTCTGCACCAGAGTCTCAGAAAGACACTGATCTCTCCAAAAACTTGTTTTTTCAATGCATGTCCCAAACTTTACCCACCAGTAACTACTTCACTACCGTTTCAGAAAGTTTGCCTGATGATTCCTCCAGTCGAGACTCATTCAAACAAAGCCTTGAGAACCTATGTAAAGGCAGGTCCACCCTTGGAGCAGACACTAAATCTGGCTCTAAGGCTGGCAGCTCTGTGGACCGGAAAATGCCTGCAGAGTCCATGCCCACCCTCACGCCAGCCTTCCCACGGAGCCTCCTAAATGCCCGCACCCCAGAGAGTCATGAAAATCTATTTTTACAGCCCCCTAAACTGTCCCGAGAAGAACCCTCTAACCCTTTCCTGGCGTTTGTGGAGAAAGTTGAACATAGCCCTTTCAGCAGCTTTGCATCTCAGGCATCAGGTAGCTCTTCCTCTGCTACCACTGTCACCTCCAAGGCAGCACCCAGCTGGCCCGAGTCTCACTCTGCAGATTCGACATCTTTAGCAAAGAAGAAAACCCTCTTCATCACAACTGACTCCTCCAAACTGGTACCTGGTGTTCTAGGCTCAGCTCTTACCACTGGGGGTCCAAGCCTCTCTGCCATGGGGAATGGCCGCTCCAGTTCACCCACCAGCAGCCTCACCCAGCCCATTGAGATGCCTACACTCTCCTCGAGCCCCACAGAGGAGAGGCCAACTGTGGGGCCTGGGCAGCAAGACAATCCCCTCCTCAAAACCTTTAGTAACGTCTTTGGCAGGCACTCAGGCAGCTTTCTGTCCCCCCCAGCAGATTTTTCACAGGAAAACAAAGCTCCTTTTGAAGCTGTGAAAAGGTTCTCACTGGATGAGCGAAGCTTGGCTTGCAGACAGGACTCGGACTCCAGCACCAACAGTGACCTGTCAGATTTGAGCGACTCTGAGGAGCAGCTGCAGGCCAAGACTGGCCTGAAGGGGATTCCGGAGCACCTGATGGGGAAGCTGGGCCCCAATGGGGAGCGCAGTGCTGAGCTGTTGCTGGGCAAAGGCAAAGGGAAGCAGGCCCCCAAGGGCCGGCCTCGGACTGCACCCCTGAAAG TTGGCCAGTCAGTCCTGAAAGATGTAAGCAAAGTGAAAAAGCTGAAGCAGTCTGGAGAGCCCTTCCTGCAGGATGGGTCATGCATCAATGTCGCCCCTCACTTGCACAAGTGTCGTGAGTGCCGCCTAGAGCGGTATAGGAAGTTTAAGGAACAGGAGCAAGATGATTCCACTGTGGCCTGCCGGTTCTTTCACTTCCGGAG GTTGATCTTCACTCGAAAGGGAGTACTCCGTGTGGAGGGGTTTCTGAGTCCCCAGCAAAGTGACCCCGATGCCATGAACCTGTGGATTCCCTCTTCCTCCCTAGCAGAAGGGATAGACCTAGAAACCTCAAAATACATCCTGGCCAACGTTGGGGACCAGTTCTGCCAGCTCGTGATGTCCGAGAAGGAGGCCATGATGATGGTGGAACCACACC AGAAAGTGGCATGGAAACGAGCAGTGCGTGGTGTACGGGAGATGTGTGATGTATGTGAAACAACTCTCTTCAACATCCACTGGGTTTGTCGCAAATGTGGATTTGGGGTCTGCCTTGACTGTTACAGGCTCAGGAAAAGCCGTCCACGCAGTG agACAGAAGAGATGGGTGATGAAGAGGTTTTCTCCTGGTTGAAGTGTGCAAAGGGGCAGTCCCATGAACCAGAGAATCTCATGCCCACACAGATCATCCCTGGCACAG CTCTTTACAATATTGGAGACATGGTACACGCTGCTCGGGGCAAGTGGGGAATTAAAGCAAACTGCCCTTGTATCAGTCGGCAAAACAAATCTGTGTTGAGACCTGCTGTCACCAATGGGATGTCACAG CTTCCTAGCATAAACCCTAGTGCCTCTTCTGGAAATGAAACCCCCTTCTCAGGCGGAGGAGGAACTGCAGCAGTAACGACTCCAGAGCCTGACCACCTTCCTAAAGCTGACGGCACTGACATCAGATCTGATGAGCCTCTGAAAGCAGACGGTTCGGCATCAAATAGCAATAGTGAGCTAAAAGCCATCAGGCCCCCTTGCCCTgacacagccccaccctcctctgCCCTGCACTGGCTGGCGGATTTAGCAACTCAAAAGgctaaagaagaaacaaaag AAGCAGGGTCCCTGAGGTCGGTGCTCAATAAAGAGTCTCATTCACCCTTTGGGCTGGACTCGTTCAACTCCACTGCAAAGGTCTCTCCGTTGACTCCAAAGCTTTTTAACAGTCTGTTACTGGGTCCCACTGCCTCCAACAACAAAACTGAAGGCTCTAGCCTTCGAGACCTCCTTCACTCCGGGCCCGGAAAGCTTCCTCAAACCCCTCTGGACACAGGCATACCCTTCCCCCCGGTCTTCTCTACATCCTCAGCA GGAGTAAAGAACAAGGCCAGCCTACCCAACTTCCTCGACCACATCATTGCCTCAGtggtagaaaataagaaaacctcAGATGCTGCAAAGCGGGCCTGTAACTTGACTGATACCCAAAAGGAG CCAGTGCTGGTTTCAGGGGTACATAAAAAGCTCAGGTCTGAACTCTGGAAACCAGAAGCCTTTAGCCAGGAATTTGGAGACCAGGATGTGGACTTGGTGAACTGCAGGAATTGTGCTATAATTTCTGATGTGAAAGTTCGGGATTTCTGGGATGGCTTTGAGATCATATGCA AGCGATTAAGGTCAGAAGATGGGCAGCCAATGGTGCTCAAACTCAAGGACTGGCCTCCTGGGGAAGATTTTCGGGACATGATGCCAACAAG GTTTGAAGATCTGATGGAGAACCTTCCTCTACCAGAATATACGAAACGAGATGGCCGGCTCAATCTGGCCTCGAGGCTACCCAGCTACTTTGTAAGGCCCGATCTGGGCCCCAAGATGTACAATGCCTACG GCTTGATAACAGCAGAAGATAGAAGAGTTGGCACAACAAATCTTCACTTAGATGTGTCTGATGCAGTTAATGTGATGGTGTATGTTGGGATCCCCATCGGGGAGGGTGCTCATGATGAAG AGGTACTCAAGACAATTGACGAGGGAGATGCTGATGAGGTGACAAAGCAGAGGATTCACGACGGAAAGGAGAAGCCTGGTGCTTTGTGGCACATCTATGCAGCCAAGGATGCAGAGAAGATCCGGGAGCTACTCCGAAAG GTTGGAGAAGAGCAAGGCCAAGAGAATCCCCCTGATCATGACCCAATTCATGACCAAAGTTGGTACCTGGACCAGACTCTCCGTAAGCGACTCTATGAGGAGTATGGTGTGCAAGGCTGGGCCATCGTTCAGTTCCTGGGAGATGCTGTCTTCATACCTGCTGGAGCCCCTCACCAG gTGCACAATTTATACAGTTGCATAAAAGTAGCAGAAGACTTTGTATCTCCAGAACATGTAAAGCACTGTTTCCGCCTGACGCAGGAATTCAGGCATCTCTCTAACACTCACACAAACCATGAGGATAAACTGCAG GTGAAGAACATCATTTATCATGCAGTGAAAGATGCTGTTGGCACCCTCAAGGCTCATGAATCCAAACTGGCAAGGTCTTAG
- the KDM3B gene encoding lysine-specific demethylase 3B isoform X1, producing the protein MADAAASPVGKRLLLLFADTAASASASVPAAAAAAAGGDPGPALRTRAWRAGTVRAMSGAVPQDLAIFVEFDGCNWKQHSWVKVHAEEVIVLLLEGSLVWAPRKDPVLVQGARVSIAQWPALTFTPLVDKLGLGSVVPVEYLLDRELRFLSDANGLHLFQMGTDSQNQILLEHAALRETVNALISDQKLQEIFSRGPYSVQGHRVKVYQPEGEESWLYGIVSHQDSITRLMEVSITESGEIKSVDPRLIHVMLMDNSTPQSEGGTLKAVKSSKGKKKRESIEGKDGRRRKSASDSGCDSASKKLKGDRGEVDSNGSDGGEASRGPWKGGNTSGEPGLDQRAKQPPTTFVPQINRNIRFATYTKENGRTLVVQDEPVGGDTPVPFTSYSTATGQTSLAPEVGGAENKEAGKTLEQVGQGLVASAAVVTTTSSTPTTVRISDTGLGAGAGPEKQKGSRLQAPGENSRNSVLASSGFGASLPSSSQPLTFGSGRSQSNGILATENKPLGFSFGCSSAPESQKDTDLSKNLFFQCMSQTLPTSNYFTTVSESLPDDSSSRDSFKQSLENLCKGRSTLGADTKSGSKAGSSVDRKMPAESMPTLTPAFPRSLLNARTPESHENLFLQPPKLSREEPSNPFLAFVEKVEHSPFSSFASQASGSSSSATTVTSKAAPSWPESHSADSTSLAKKKTLFITTDSSKLVPGVLGSALTTGGPSLSAMGNGRSSSPTSSLTQPIEMPTLSSSPTEERPTVGPGQQDNPLLKTFSNVFGRHSGSFLSPPADFSQENKAPFEAVKRFSLDERSLACRQDSDSSTNSDLSDLSDSEEQLQAKTGLKGIPEHLMGKLGPNGERSAELLLGKGKGKQAPKGRPRTAPLKVGQSVLKDVSKVKKLKQSGEPFLQDGSCINVAPHLHKCRECRLERYRKFKEQEQDDSTVACRFFHFRRLIFTRKGVLRVEGFLSPQQSDPDAMNLWIPSSSLAEGIDLETSKYILANVGDQFCQLVMSEKEAMMMVEPHQKVAWKRAVRGVREMCDVCETTLFNIHWVCRKCGFGVCLDCYRLRKSRPRSETEEMGDEEVFSWLKCAKGQSHEPENLMPTQIIPGTALYNIGDMVHAARGKWGIKANCPCISRQNKSVLRPAVTNGMSQLPSINPSASSGNETPFSGGGGTAAVTTPEPDHLPKADGTDIRSDEPLKADGSASNSNSELKAIRPPCPDTAPPSSALHWLADLATQKAKEETKEAGSLRSVLNKESHSPFGLDSFNSTAKVSPLTPKLFNSLLLGPTASNNKTEGSSLRDLLHSGPGKLPQTPLDTGIPFPPVFSTSSAGVKNKASLPNFLDHIIASVVENKKTSDAAKRACNLTDTQKEVKEMVMGLNVLDPHTSHSWLCDGRLLCLHDPSNKNNWKIFRECWKQGQPVLVSGVHKKLRSELWKPEAFSQEFGDQDVDLVNCRNCAIISDVKVRDFWDGFEIICKRLRSEDGQPMVLKLKDWPPGEDFRDMMPTRFEDLMENLPLPEYTKRDGRLNLASRLPSYFVRPDLGPKMYNAYGLITAEDRRVGTTNLHLDVSDAVNVMVYVGIPIGEGAHDEEVLKTIDEGDADEVTKQRIHDGKEKPGALWHIYAAKDAEKIRELLRKVGEEQGQENPPDHDPIHDQSWYLDQTLRKRLYEEYGVQGWAIVQFLGDAVFIPAGAPHQVHNLYSCIKVAEDFVSPEHVKHCFRLTQEFRHLSNTHTNHEDKLQVKNIIYHAVKDAVGTLKAHESKLARS; encoded by the exons ACTTTCACTCCCCTAGTAGATAAACTCGGTTTGGGTTCTGTGGTTCCAGTTGAATACCTTTTGGATCGAGAGCTTCGTTTCCTGTCGGATGCTAATGGGTTACATCTGTTCCAG ATGGGAACAGATAGTCAAAACCAGATTCTTTTGGAACACGCTGCACTGAGAGAAACAGTTAATGCTTTGATCAGTGACCAAAAGCTACAAGAGATATTCAGCCGAG GTCCCTACAGTGTTCAAGGTCACAGGGTCAAAGTATACCAGCCAGAAGGGGAGGAAAGTTGGCTCTATGGTATTGTAAGCCATCAAGACTCTATCACTCGTCTTATGGAGGTGTCTATAACTGAG AGTGGTGAGATCAAGTCCGTAGATCCCAGACTGATCCATGTGATGCTGATGGATAATTCGACGCCTCAGAGTGAG GGGGGTACGTTAAAAGCAGTAAAATCttccaaaggaaagaagaagagagagagcataGAGGGGAAAGATGGCCGGAGGAGGAAGAGTGCTTCGGACTCTGGGTGTGACTCTgcatcaaagaaattaaaaggagacAGGGGTGAAGTAGACAGTAATGGGAGCGATGGAGGTGAGGCGAGCCGAGGGCCCTGGAAAGGAGGGAATACCAGTGGAGAGCCAGGGCTGGATCAGAGAGCCAAGCAGCCACCGACTACATTTGTCCCCCAGATTAACCGCAACATTCGCTTTGCCACTTACACCAAAGAAAACGGCAGGACTCTGGTGGTGCAGGATGAGCCTGTAGGTGGAGACACACCTGTACCTTTCACTTCATATTCTACAGCCACAGGTCAGACATCTTTGGCCCCAGAGGTGGGTGGAGCCGAAAACAAAGAGGCAGGAAAAACACTGGAACAAGTTGGCCAGGGCCTGGTGGCTTCAGCAGCTGTGGTCACTACCACCAGCTCCACCCCAACCACGGTGAGGATCTCAGACACTGGCCTCGGAGCAGGGGCTGGGCCGGAAAAACAGAAAGGCAGCCGGTTGCAGGCCCCAGGAGAG AATTCAAGAAATTCTGTTCTGGCCTCTTCTGGAtttggagcatctcttccaagtTCATCACAACCTTTGACTTTTGGAAGTGGAAGGAGCCAGTCCAATGGGATTCTAGCCACAGAGAACAAACCTTTGGGCTTCTCTTTTGGCTGTAGCTCTGCACCAGAGTCTCAGAAAGACACTGATCTCTCCAAAAACTTGTTTTTTCAATGCATGTCCCAAACTTTACCCACCAGTAACTACTTCACTACCGTTTCAGAAAGTTTGCCTGATGATTCCTCCAGTCGAGACTCATTCAAACAAAGCCTTGAGAACCTATGTAAAGGCAGGTCCACCCTTGGAGCAGACACTAAATCTGGCTCTAAGGCTGGCAGCTCTGTGGACCGGAAAATGCCTGCAGAGTCCATGCCCACCCTCACGCCAGCCTTCCCACGGAGCCTCCTAAATGCCCGCACCCCAGAGAGTCATGAAAATCTATTTTTACAGCCCCCTAAACTGTCCCGAGAAGAACCCTCTAACCCTTTCCTGGCGTTTGTGGAGAAAGTTGAACATAGCCCTTTCAGCAGCTTTGCATCTCAGGCATCAGGTAGCTCTTCCTCTGCTACCACTGTCACCTCCAAGGCAGCACCCAGCTGGCCCGAGTCTCACTCTGCAGATTCGACATCTTTAGCAAAGAAGAAAACCCTCTTCATCACAACTGACTCCTCCAAACTGGTACCTGGTGTTCTAGGCTCAGCTCTTACCACTGGGGGTCCAAGCCTCTCTGCCATGGGGAATGGCCGCTCCAGTTCACCCACCAGCAGCCTCACCCAGCCCATTGAGATGCCTACACTCTCCTCGAGCCCCACAGAGGAGAGGCCAACTGTGGGGCCTGGGCAGCAAGACAATCCCCTCCTCAAAACCTTTAGTAACGTCTTTGGCAGGCACTCAGGCAGCTTTCTGTCCCCCCCAGCAGATTTTTCACAGGAAAACAAAGCTCCTTTTGAAGCTGTGAAAAGGTTCTCACTGGATGAGCGAAGCTTGGCTTGCAGACAGGACTCGGACTCCAGCACCAACAGTGACCTGTCAGATTTGAGCGACTCTGAGGAGCAGCTGCAGGCCAAGACTGGCCTGAAGGGGATTCCGGAGCACCTGATGGGGAAGCTGGGCCCCAATGGGGAGCGCAGTGCTGAGCTGTTGCTGGGCAAAGGCAAAGGGAAGCAGGCCCCCAAGGGCCGGCCTCGGACTGCACCCCTGAAAG TTGGCCAGTCAGTCCTGAAAGATGTAAGCAAAGTGAAAAAGCTGAAGCAGTCTGGAGAGCCCTTCCTGCAGGATGGGTCATGCATCAATGTCGCCCCTCACTTGCACAAGTGTCGTGAGTGCCGCCTAGAGCGGTATAGGAAGTTTAAGGAACAGGAGCAAGATGATTCCACTGTGGCCTGCCGGTTCTTTCACTTCCGGAG GTTGATCTTCACTCGAAAGGGAGTACTCCGTGTGGAGGGGTTTCTGAGTCCCCAGCAAAGTGACCCCGATGCCATGAACCTGTGGATTCCCTCTTCCTCCCTAGCAGAAGGGATAGACCTAGAAACCTCAAAATACATCCTGGCCAACGTTGGGGACCAGTTCTGCCAGCTCGTGATGTCCGAGAAGGAGGCCATGATGATGGTGGAACCACACC AGAAAGTGGCATGGAAACGAGCAGTGCGTGGTGTACGGGAGATGTGTGATGTATGTGAAACAACTCTCTTCAACATCCACTGGGTTTGTCGCAAATGTGGATTTGGGGTCTGCCTTGACTGTTACAGGCTCAGGAAAAGCCGTCCACGCAGTG agACAGAAGAGATGGGTGATGAAGAGGTTTTCTCCTGGTTGAAGTGTGCAAAGGGGCAGTCCCATGAACCAGAGAATCTCATGCCCACACAGATCATCCCTGGCACAG CTCTTTACAATATTGGAGACATGGTACACGCTGCTCGGGGCAAGTGGGGAATTAAAGCAAACTGCCCTTGTATCAGTCGGCAAAACAAATCTGTGTTGAGACCTGCTGTCACCAATGGGATGTCACAG CTTCCTAGCATAAACCCTAGTGCCTCTTCTGGAAATGAAACCCCCTTCTCAGGCGGAGGAGGAACTGCAGCAGTAACGACTCCAGAGCCTGACCACCTTCCTAAAGCTGACGGCACTGACATCAGATCTGATGAGCCTCTGAAAGCAGACGGTTCGGCATCAAATAGCAATAGTGAGCTAAAAGCCATCAGGCCCCCTTGCCCTgacacagccccaccctcctctgCCCTGCACTGGCTGGCGGATTTAGCAACTCAAAAGgctaaagaagaaacaaaag AAGCAGGGTCCCTGAGGTCGGTGCTCAATAAAGAGTCTCATTCACCCTTTGGGCTGGACTCGTTCAACTCCACTGCAAAGGTCTCTCCGTTGACTCCAAAGCTTTTTAACAGTCTGTTACTGGGTCCCACTGCCTCCAACAACAAAACTGAAGGCTCTAGCCTTCGAGACCTCCTTCACTCCGGGCCCGGAAAGCTTCCTCAAACCCCTCTGGACACAGGCATACCCTTCCCCCCGGTCTTCTCTACATCCTCAGCA GGAGTAAAGAACAAGGCCAGCCTACCCAACTTCCTCGACCACATCATTGCCTCAGtggtagaaaataagaaaacctcAGATGCTGCAAAGCGGGCCTGTAACTTGACTGATACCCAAAAGGAGGTAAAGGAGATGGTGATGGGGTTAAATGTGTTGGACCCCCATACCTCTCACTCCTGGCTCTGTGATGGGAGACTTCTGTGTCTCCATGACCCTAGCAACAAAAACAATTGGAAGATCTTCCGGGAGTGTTGGAAGCAAGGCCAG CCAGTGCTGGTTTCAGGGGTACATAAAAAGCTCAGGTCTGAACTCTGGAAACCAGAAGCCTTTAGCCAGGAATTTGGAGACCAGGATGTGGACTTGGTGAACTGCAGGAATTGTGCTATAATTTCTGATGTGAAAGTTCGGGATTTCTGGGATGGCTTTGAGATCATATGCA AGCGATTAAGGTCAGAAGATGGGCAGCCAATGGTGCTCAAACTCAAGGACTGGCCTCCTGGGGAAGATTTTCGGGACATGATGCCAACAAG GTTTGAAGATCTGATGGAGAACCTTCCTCTACCAGAATATACGAAACGAGATGGCCGGCTCAATCTGGCCTCGAGGCTACCCAGCTACTTTGTAAGGCCCGATCTGGGCCCCAAGATGTACAATGCCTACG GCTTGATAACAGCAGAAGATAGAAGAGTTGGCACAACAAATCTTCACTTAGATGTGTCTGATGCAGTTAATGTGATGGTGTATGTTGGGATCCCCATCGGGGAGGGTGCTCATGATGAAG AGGTACTCAAGACAATTGACGAGGGAGATGCTGATGAGGTGACAAAGCAGAGGATTCACGACGGAAAGGAGAAGCCTGGTGCTTTGTGGCACATCTATGCAGCCAAGGATGCAGAGAAGATCCGGGAGCTACTCCGAAAG GTTGGAGAAGAGCAAGGCCAAGAGAATCCCCCTGATCATGACCCAATTCATGACCAAAGTTGGTACCTGGACCAGACTCTCCGTAAGCGACTCTATGAGGAGTATGGTGTGCAAGGCTGGGCCATCGTTCAGTTCCTGGGAGATGCTGTCTTCATACCTGCTGGAGCCCCTCACCAG gTGCACAATTTATACAGTTGCATAAAAGTAGCAGAAGACTTTGTATCTCCAGAACATGTAAAGCACTGTTTCCGCCTGACGCAGGAATTCAGGCATCTCTCTAACACTCACACAAACCATGAGGATAAACTGCAG GTGAAGAACATCATTTATCATGCAGTGAAAGATGCTGTTGGCACCCTCAAGGCTCATGAATCCAAACTGGCAAGGTCTTAG